TGCCTCATATCGGCCATCATTACCGACCGGTAGCTATCGCGCCAGGGCGGGACTGCGCCATCATTCCTGCTGCCGTGGCGCTCCGGTGTGCAACGTCGGCGCCCCGAGAATGCGTCTTGAGTAAGGGCGGTCCTGGCAGACCGTTCGGGGGCAAAGGGGAGATGGGACACGTGGCAGACACCGGAGAAACCGGAAAACCCAACCGTCGGCGGATCGCCCTGATCGCCGCGATCGTCGCGGTCGCGGTGCTGCTGGGCGGCACGGCGTACGCGGCCAACCGGTTCTGGGGTACCGGCGGGGGAAGTGATCCGGCGGCCCGGCCGAGTGCCCCGGCCACGCCGTCCGCCATCCCGACCCCGACTCCGAGCCCGACGCCGGAACCCGGGGCCGACATCACCGGCCCGCTCAACCTGCTGCTGGTCGGTGTGGACACCCGGATCAGCAAGCCGGACTGGGAGCCGCACTCCGACGCCGTACTGATCCTGCACGTGACGAAGGAACTGGACCGGGCCTACCTGTTCGCGCTCCCCCGCGACCTGGTGGTCGACATCCCGAAGTTCCCGAAGGCGAACTTCCCCGGCGAGCGCACCAAACTCACCCACGCGATGAGCTACGGCAGCCGGGTGCCCGGCAAGAACAAGCGCCCGAACACCGCCCAGGGCTTCGAGCTGCTCTCCAGCACGGTCAGCAGGTACACCGGGATCAAGAAGTTCGACGCGGGTGCGGTGCTGACCTTCGGCGGCTTCGACAACCTGGTCGACGCGCTCGGCGGCGTGGACCTGTACGTCGACCAGAAGGTGGTCTCGCAGCACCGGCGACCGGACGGCAAGCTGCGGACGTTGCGAGGTGGCGGCTACATCGGGCCGCAGATGACCTACGAGAAGGGCCGGCGGAAGCTCACCGGCTGGCAGGCGCTGGACTACGCCCGGCAGCGCTACACCAGCGGTGGCGCGTACACCCGGCAGCGGCACCACCAGCAACTGATCAAGGCCATCATGCAGCAGGTGCTCAGCCAGGACCTGGCCCGGGACCAGGCAAAACTGGAGCAGGTGGTGCGGGCCCTGGGCAACGCGCTGACCTTCCAGGGCCGGGGTCGCGACATCATCGACTTCGGGTACGCCCTCAGCCAGCTCCGGCCGGAGGCGATGACCCTGGTCGCGTTGCCCGGCTCGGGGGTGGGCAGGGGCGGCAGCTATCGCGGCGAGCAGCTCACCTCGGTGGGCAAGAAGTTCATCTCGGAACTGCGGGCCGGCCGGGCCGAGGCCTATCTCAAGGCCAACCCGAAACTCGTGATCAAGAACTGACCGAGCCGTCAGGGGTGCCCCGCCCGGCGCGGGGCACCCCTTTCGACAGCGGTCAGCGCCGCAGCGTCTCGACAGCGGTCAGCGCCGCAGCGTTTCCACAGCGGTCAGCGCCGCAGCGTCTCGACAGCGGTCAGCGCCGCGGCCGGAGCAGGTCGGCGAGCGACCGTTCCGCCAGGTCCAGCGCCGTCTCCACCATCGTCCGGTCGACGATGGTGGGGCGGCTCAACGGGCCGGGTTGCCAGTTTCGGTCACCGTAGTGGTGTTCGGCCTGGCCGCCGAAGCTTCGTTCCTGCCCGGTCACGATCCGGCCGTTGAACTTGCAGGTGTGGGTGACCGTGCCGGTCGGGTTGTCGATGGAGTCGCTACAGGTCGGCCTGACGTTGCGGATGATGTGTTCGAGCGCCTCCTGGTACTCGGCGTACATGATTCTCATGTTAGGAACTCTCGCTTGGGCGATGAGCAGCACGTCCCACTGCGCGATCAGGGCCTTGCCCACGATGTCCCGCTCCGGGTCCTTGTCGAACTCCGTGAGTTTCTCGCGCGCGTTGTTGGTTCCCTGGTAGACCGTGTTCACGTACAGCGGGAGCAGCGGCGGCAGGTCCATCATCTGGGCACCGGTCACCGCGTACCGCACCTGGCTTCTGACGTCGGCGATCTCCAGGTTGTTGAGCTGGGTCAACAGATCGGTCTCGACGCCGGCCAGCGCGCCCCTGATGTCCTGGGTGAACTGGGCGAGTTCGGCGACGGTCAGCCCGTCCTCGGCCGAGTCCAGGAAGGCCGCCGTCACCCGGATCATGTCGATGTACCGGTTGTAGTCCACGGCCGCGGCCGGTCGCGCCGTACCGGTCAGGAGCAGGACCGTTCCCATGACGGCCGCGAGAATCCGGCGCTTCATGCGTTGGCCCGGATCTGCTTCAGCCGCGGCAGTTCCCGCAGAACCGAGGGACGTACGGTGTTGCGCATCACGTTGGTCTCGACGAAGGCGTAGTCGATGGGGTTCATGGTCTGCGAGCCGGCCTGGAGTTC
The nucleotide sequence above comes from Plantactinospora soyae. Encoded proteins:
- a CDS encoding LCP family protein, coding for MADTGETGKPNRRRIALIAAIVAVAVLLGGTAYAANRFWGTGGGSDPAARPSAPATPSAIPTPTPSPTPEPGADITGPLNLLLVGVDTRISKPDWEPHSDAVLILHVTKELDRAYLFALPRDLVVDIPKFPKANFPGERTKLTHAMSYGSRVPGKNKRPNTAQGFELLSSTVSRYTGIKKFDAGAVLTFGGFDNLVDALGGVDLYVDQKVVSQHRRPDGKLRTLRGGGYIGPQMTYEKGRRKLTGWQALDYARQRYTSGGAYTRQRHHQQLIKAIMQQVLSQDLARDQAKLEQVVRALGNALTFQGRGRDIIDFGYALSQLRPEAMTLVALPGSGVGRGGSYRGEQLTSVGKKFISELRAGRAEAYLKANPKLVIKN